In the Gavia stellata isolate bGavSte3 chromosome 17, bGavSte3.hap2, whole genome shotgun sequence genome, ATTAAAACCCTGAGCTACCTGGGATAATAAAAAGTCTCTGGGACATCATCAACCTGAAAAGCAGAGTGAACGCTAATATTCCTCTAGCTTGTGTATTATCAGAACAAATGTTAATGAATGTGAGCTGCTCCTCCCTCAACGTGGTGAAAACTGTGGACAGATGGAAACGATGCAcatggagaagaccatggtaATGTCCAAGAGACAACTTGCCTTGTTGGTTTCATACTTCTTTCCTTGAAATCCGTACACGAAGGTAGAAGATACATTCAAAGCTTGGTTTAAGAGCTTGAATGGCAGATGTAGTCAGGAGACGTGGGTCCCTGCGTGGCCAGGTGGTTGTGGACCAACTAAGCGTCCTGCCAGGGTGTCTCACAGTGTTTCATTAGAAAATGGCTTCATTATCTACAGAGCACAGGATTGAAAACCACTAATAATTAAGCCAGAGATTAAGTCATCATAACTGATTTCATGGAAATCTCCTCCCTGCCCAAGAGCTGGGAGTCTCTTGCATGCTGATGGCTTGGGAAAACTGGACTACGGTGACAGAATTTGTTTTCAAGGAGTTCACGGATTGTGTCGACCTCCAAGTTACCCTCTTTGTGGTTTTCCTGCTCATCTACGTCATCACCGTGGTGGGAAACCTTGGCATCATTGCTGCAGTCTGGCTCGATTCCCAGCTTCAAACCCCCATGTACTACTTTCTCAGCAACTTGTCCTTCTTGGATCTGTGCTACTCCTCAGCTGTGACACCCAAAATGCTGCTGAACTTCTCATCAGAAAGGAAGACTATCTCTTTTGCTGGCTGTTTCGCACAGCTCTATTTCTACGCTGCTTTTGTAACCGTGGAGTGTTACCTCCTGGCCGTGATGGCGTACGATcgctacgttgccatctgcaacCCGCTGCGTTACCCCGTCGTCATGTCCCAGAAGGTCTGCATTTCCCTCCTGGCCGGGTCCTATgcggtggggttttttcattcgGCGGTGTTCACGGGGTTTGCGCTGAGAGTGTCCTTCTGCGGCCCCAATGTCATTGACCACTTCTTCTGTGATGGACCACCGCTGTCAAAACTGGCCTGCTCTGATACTCGCCTCAACCAAGTGTTGCTACTTGCCTTCGGGGGCTTCAACGAGGTCACCACCATATCAGTCATCCTCATCTCCTATGGCTGCATCCTGTTCACCATCCTGAGGATGGGCTCTGTGCCGGGCAAGCGCAAAGCTTTTGGTACCTGTGCGTCCCACCTGGGGGTCGT is a window encoding:
- the LOC104264308 gene encoding olfactory receptor 5AP2 — protein: MLMAWENWTTVTEFVFKEFTDCVDLQVTLFVVFLLIYVITVVGNLGIIAAVWLDSQLQTPMYYFLSNLSFLDLCYSSAVTPKMLLNFSSERKTISFAGCFAQLYFYAAFVTVECYLLAVMAYDRYVAICNPLRYPVVMSQKVCISLLAGSYAVGFFHSAVFTGFALRVSFCGPNVIDHFFCDGPPLSKLACSDTRLNQVLLLAFGGFNEVTTISVILISYGCILFTILRMGSVPGKRKAFGTCASHLGVVTIFYGTLLFMYLRPSSSYSLGRDKIVSVFYAVVTPMLNPFIYSLRNQEVKSALKRAVSVNSWAPSNTDGENLSVRVTMYGSPLDMANPPPGYTEPIDPSNST